One Paraburkholderia agricolaris DNA segment encodes these proteins:
- a CDS encoding NAD(P)-dependent oxidoreductase — MSAAVAPDAPRVGFCGIGKMGEPMAWRLLAAGHALQVWNRSPAKLAALAAEGCVVSDSPRQLAEASDVVMLCLGDGPAVEDVVFGAQGLVHASTAPRFLVDHSTISPTETRRLAQRWHELTGGAWIDAPVSGGTAGAVTGTLAIMCGGGVSDIAAVEPLLRAYASRVTRMGATGAGQATKLANQAIVVTTIAGIAEACVLAQRAGIDAAAMPAALRGGWADSVLLQTLMPRMLTPPSSPSGTIRTMLKDLDAVAELAREANAPLRAVGEVRKLLQEAVGRGLGDEDISQIVRVLLDQRMTYEPETNNEV, encoded by the coding sequence ATGAGCGCCGCCGTCGCGCCGGATGCGCCGCGCGTCGGTTTTTGCGGCATCGGCAAGATGGGCGAGCCAATGGCCTGGCGCCTGCTCGCGGCCGGGCATGCGCTGCAGGTGTGGAATCGATCGCCGGCGAAACTGGCGGCGCTGGCGGCAGAGGGCTGTGTCGTCAGCGACTCGCCCCGGCAACTAGCCGAAGCAAGCGACGTCGTGATGCTGTGTCTCGGCGATGGCCCCGCGGTTGAAGACGTCGTGTTCGGCGCACAGGGGCTCGTGCATGCATCGACCGCACCGAGGTTTCTGGTCGACCATTCGACCATCTCGCCCACCGAGACCCGGCGCCTCGCCCAGCGTTGGCACGAACTGACCGGTGGAGCGTGGATCGACGCGCCCGTGTCCGGCGGCACAGCAGGCGCGGTGACAGGCACGCTTGCGATCATGTGCGGCGGCGGCGTGAGCGACATTGCCGCGGTCGAACCGTTGCTGCGCGCCTATGCCTCGCGTGTCACGCGCATGGGCGCGACCGGCGCGGGGCAAGCGACCAAGCTCGCGAACCAGGCAATCGTCGTGACGACCATCGCGGGTATTGCGGAAGCCTGCGTTCTCGCTCAACGCGCCGGCATCGACGCCGCTGCGATGCCGGCCGCCTTGCGAGGCGGTTGGGCCGATTCGGTGCTGCTGCAAACCTTGATGCCGCGAATGCTAACACCGCCGTCGAGTCCATCGGGCACGATCCGGACGATGCTGAAGGATCTCGACGCAGTGGCGGAGTTGGCGCGCGAGGCCAATGCGCCATTGCGCGCGGTCGGCGAGGTGCGCAAGCTTTTGCAGGAAGCGGTCGGTCGGGGACTCGGCGATGAAGACATCTCGCAGATCGTCCGGGTTCTGCTCGATCAGCGCATGACATATGAGCCGGAAACCAACAACGAGGTTTAA
- the ilvD gene encoding dihydroxy-acid dehydratase — protein MSNLHKHRSRTVTEGITRTPHRAFLRATGMDDAAIEKPFVAIVDTFGENTPCSMSLAAVSDNVRLGVAAGGGVPIRGSAISVSDGTSMNHSGMRFSLVSREIIADSVEVFVRAHCYDAFVGVAGCDKTLPGILMGMVRVNVPGVFLFGGAMLPGIAPDGTQATILTAIEAVGAAQRGDMSLETLRGIEKRCTPGAGSCPGQFTANTMAMVAETLGLAPLGSAMVPAVYSERIAIARRAGETVMNTLKNGGPLPRDLVTRKSLENACAAVAATGGSTNAALHIPAIAHEAGIRFTLDDVSEVLARTPLIGDLQPGGKYLALDLYHVGGVPAVLNALLAGGFLHGDTLTQTGETLETALKSFAGPDGRVVRPHNEPLSENAGLVVLRGNLAPDGACLKTAGLKSLVFSGTARVFETEEACMSVVSKRTYQEGDVLVIRNEGPKGGPGMREMLSVTAAIYGQGMGEKVALLTDGRFSGATRGMCIGYVGPEAAAGGPIRLLRDGDRIHIDAHKGTLDVELSDAELARRNNEVVPFTRGRLGGVLEKYEALVRPANLGAVTHSGAVEWPYEASIGENEA, from the coding sequence ATGAGCAACCTCCACAAGCACCGCTCGCGCACCGTCACCGAAGGCATCACGCGCACACCGCATCGCGCCTTCCTGCGAGCGACCGGTATGGACGACGCCGCGATCGAAAAGCCCTTCGTTGCGATTGTCGATACGTTCGGCGAAAACACGCCGTGCTCGATGTCGCTCGCGGCGGTTTCCGACAACGTGCGCCTCGGTGTCGCGGCGGGCGGCGGTGTGCCGATTCGTGGCTCGGCGATTTCGGTGTCGGACGGCACCTCGATGAACCATTCGGGCATGCGGTTTAGTCTTGTCTCGCGCGAGATCATCGCGGACAGCGTCGAAGTGTTCGTGCGCGCGCATTGCTATGACGCGTTCGTCGGCGTGGCCGGTTGCGACAAGACATTGCCCGGCATTCTGATGGGCATGGTGCGCGTGAACGTGCCGGGCGTGTTTCTGTTCGGCGGCGCGATGCTGCCGGGCATCGCACCGGACGGCACGCAGGCGACGATTCTGACCGCGATCGAGGCGGTCGGCGCGGCGCAACGCGGGGACATGTCGCTCGAAACCTTGCGCGGCATCGAGAAGCGTTGCACGCCGGGCGCGGGATCGTGCCCCGGCCAGTTCACCGCCAACACAATGGCGATGGTCGCCGAAACGCTCGGTCTCGCGCCGCTCGGTTCGGCGATGGTGCCCGCGGTCTACAGCGAGCGCATTGCGATTGCGCGCCGAGCGGGCGAGACCGTCATGAATACGCTGAAAAACGGTGGTCCGCTGCCGCGCGATCTGGTCACGCGCAAGAGCCTGGAAAATGCGTGCGCCGCAGTCGCCGCCACCGGCGGGTCGACCAACGCGGCGCTGCACATCCCGGCGATCGCGCACGAGGCCGGCATCCGCTTTACGTTGGACGATGTGTCCGAGGTACTCGCTCGCACGCCGTTGATCGGCGATCTGCAACCGGGCGGCAAGTATCTCGCGCTGGATCTGTATCACGTCGGCGGCGTGCCGGCGGTGCTGAATGCGCTGCTCGCGGGCGGTTTCCTGCACGGCGATACGTTGACGCAAACCGGCGAAACGCTCGAAACCGCGTTGAAGTCGTTCGCGGGCCCGGATGGCCGTGTTGTCCGTCCGCATAACGAGCCGCTGAGCGAGAACGCCGGGCTGGTGGTGTTGCGCGGCAATCTCGCGCCAGACGGTGCGTGTCTGAAAACTGCCGGCCTGAAATCGCTGGTCTTCAGCGGCACCGCGCGGGTGTTCGAAACCGAAGAGGCATGCATGTCGGTCGTGTCGAAGCGCACCTATCAGGAAGGGGACGTGCTCGTGATCCGCAATGAAGGGCCGAAGGGCGGCCCCGGTATGCGCGAGATGCTCAGCGTGACCGCGGCGATCTACGGCCAGGGCATGGGCGAAAAAGTCGCGCTGCTGACCGACGGACGCTTCTCCGGCGCGACGCGCGGTATGTGCATTGGCTACGTCGGACCGGAAGCGGCGGCGGGGGGCCCGATTCGTTTGCTCAGAGACGGCGATCGGATTCATATCGACGCGCACAAAGGCACGCTCGATGTTGAATTGAGCGACGCGGAACTCGCGCGACGCAATAACGAGGTTGTGCCGTTCACGCGGGGTCGGCTCGGCGGCGTACTGGAGAAATACGAAGCGCTGGTGCGGCCGGCGAATCTCGGCGCGGTGACGCACTCGGGTGCGGTGGAGTGGCCTTATGAAGCGTCGATCGGCGAGAATGAAGCATGA